The following nucleotide sequence is from Halorussus caseinilyticus.
TGGAACTCCGGCCGTGGGAACCCACCGACGACCGAGGCGTCTACGTCCATCCTGCGGGGCGGTGGATTCGACCGCGGCGGTGGATTCGCTACGACGGCGCACCCGAGGACCTCGTGCTGGCGGGCGTCTTCTCGCTTCCGGGCCTGTTTCTGTTCGACGGGGCGGTTCGGACGCTGACGGTCGTTGGTCTCGCGGTGTCGGTCGTCTACGTCGCGGTCAGAAAGCGCCTGCCCGAAGTCGAGACCCGGTTTCTGCGGTGACGACCGGACCGACGCCGATTTTCTCCTTGGACGTATCATAAAAACCAACTGACAACGTATTTCATCACATTTATGATAGCGGGTGGGAATGAACCACACACATGGACACCTCGATTAAGGTGTTGGTCGTAGACGACAGCAATTTCTACGCACAACTCGTCGCCGACACGCTCGCAACCGACTACGACATGGAGACGTTTACCGGGAACGACGCCCGCGAGGGACTCTATAACCTCGAAACGTCGGAAGTGGACTGCGTTGTGACCGACTACCAGATGCCGGAGTTAGACGGCATCGAGTTCCTCGAAGCGGCCCGCGAACGCGGTTTCGAACAGCCGTTCATCCTGCTGACGGGGACCGGGAGCGAGGCGGTAGCCAGCGAAGCAGTCGCCGCCGGAGTCACCCACTACTTCCAGAAACAGGAGGGCGAACAGCAGTTCGAGAAACTGGCGAACCAAATCGACAACGCCGTCGAACAGCACCGAACCGAACGGAAGTACGAACTGCTGGTAGACAACTCGCCCGACCTCATCGCACAAGTCAACGCCGAGGGCGAGTTCGTGATGACCAACGAGTCGATGGCCGACTCGTTCGGCGTGTCCACCGACATGCTGACGGGCAAGTCGCTTTTCGACGTGGTGCCCGACGACATCGCCGAACACCGACTCGAAGTCGGCCGGGAAGTCATCGAAACCGGCGAGACCAGACGCTTCGAGGACGGTTATCAGGGCGAGTACTTCCACAACGTCTTCGTGCCGGTGGACCTGCCGGGCGAGCGCGAGACGTTTCAAGTCATCGCCCGCGACATCACCGGACGGAAGGAGGCTGAGATAGAACTCAAAGAGACCGTCGAGAAACTCGAAGAGTCCAACGCCCAGTTGGAGCAGTTCGCCTACGTGACCTCCCACGACTTGCAGGAACCGCTTCGGATGGTTTCGAGTTACATGCAACTACTCGAACGACAGTACAAGGACGACTTGGACGAGAACGCACAGGAGTTCATCGAGTACGCGGTGGACGGTGCGAACCGCATGAAGGAGATGATAAACGACCTGCTCCAGTACTCGCGGGTCGATAGCCGCGGCGGGGACTTCGAACCCACCGACTTCGAGAACGTTCTCGAACAGGCCCGCGACAACCTCCGGGTGGCTATCGCCGAGAGCGACGCCGAACTCACCCACGACCCGCTCCCGACAGTCGTCTGCGACGAGAGCCAGATGGTGATGCTCCTCCAGAACCTCGTGAGCAACGCCATCAAGTACTGCGACGAGGGACCGCCGCGGATTCACGTCGCCGCCGAGCGAGACGGCGACGAGGTGGTCTTCTCGGTCAGCGACAACGGCATCGGGATTCCCGAAGACGAACGCGACGAGGTGTTCCGCATCTTCAGCAGACTCCACGGCAAAGACGAGTACTCGGGCACCGGCATCGGGCTGGCGATGTGTCAGAAGATTCTGGACCGCCACGACGGGAGTATCCGGGTCGAGTCGGAGGTCGGCGAGGGTTCGACGTTCTACTTCACCATCCCTACGGGAGGTGGCAACGATGAGTGACCGACTCGCGGGCGAACCAATCGAGATTCTGCTGGTCGAGGACAACCCCGGCGACGTTCGCCTGACCGAGGAAGCCCTCGAACAGGGCGACGTGCTGAACAACCTCCACGTCGTCGGCGACGGCGTGGAGGCGATGAAGTTCCTCTACTGCGAAGGCGAGTACGAGGACACCCCTCAACCCGACCTGATTCTGCTCGACCTCAACCTGCCTCGGAAGGACGGCAAAGAGGTGTTGAAGGAGATAGACGAGGACCGCGAACTCCGGCGCATCCCGGTAGTCGTGCTGACGAGTTCGGAGGCCGAGGAGGACATCGCCAAGAGCTACGAGTTACACGCCAACGCCTACATCACGAAACCGGTGGACATCGACCAGTTCATCGACGTGGCACAGAATTTAGAGGAGTTTTGGCTGTCCATCGTCAAACTTCCGCCGAACGATGAGTGAGCGAGCGAACGAGGAGACGGGCGACCAAGCCCGCGAGGAGACGACGGTCCTGCTGGTCGAGGACAACGACGGGGACGCCAGACTCATCGAGGAGATGATTCAGATGAAGGGCAACCTGCTGGACGACAGCAACAGCATGCCCAACGTCTCGCTGGTCCACGAGGACTGCCTCGCCGACGGGTTGGACCTGCTCGAATCGCGGGACGTGGACATCATCCTGCTCGACCTGATGCTCCCCGACAGTAGCGGCGAGGCGACCCTCGACTCGGTTCTCGACCAGACCCGCGAGGTGCCCATCGTCTTGCTGACCGGTCTGAACGACCGGGAGTTCGGCGTCGAGGCGGTCCAGCGCGGCGCACAGGACTACCTCGTGAAGGGAGAAATCGACGGCGAACTCCTCGTCCGGACGATGCGCTACGCGATGGAACGCAAGAAGAACGAGCGCGAACTCGCCCGCCGGAACGAGCAACTCGCCATCCTGAACCAGATTCTCGAACACGACATCCGCAACGACATGAACGTCGTCCGCGGGACGGCCGAACTCCTGCGCGAACGAGTCGGCGACGACCACGTGGAGTTCGTGGACCGAATGTTGGAGAACAGCCAGCACGTCGTGGAACTCACCGAAACCGTCTCGACCCTGCTGGAGACGATTACCGGCGAGCAGGACCCGGACCTCGAACCGGTGGACGCAGGCCGGATGCTCGAAGCCGAACTCCGGAAGGCCCGGACCTCCCACGACTGCGCGACGTTCGTCGTAGACGGCGGGATTCCCGAGGTCACGGTCCGGGCCAACAGCATGCTGTCGTCGGTGTTCAGCAACCTGCTCAACAACGCGGTCCAACACAACGACACCGACGACCCGCACGTCGAAGTCGGCGTCGAAGTCGGCGACGGCGCGGCGACGATTCGCATCGCGGACGACGGGCCGGGGATTCCGAGCGAGCGCCGAGAGGCCGTGTTCGGACGTGGCGAGCAGGGCATCGACAGCGAGGGCACCGGCATCGGTCTCTACCTCGTGGACACGCTGGTCAGTCAGTACGGCGGGTCGGTCCGGGTCGAGGACAACGACCCCCGCGGCGCGGTGTTCGTGGTCGAACTGGTGGCGCTCTGAGGGACAGTCGTCGTGAAAACGGGAACCGAGTCAGGTCGAGAGAACCGACCGATACCGATTTCCGGCCGCGCCGTCGCTCCCGATGGCGTCCAGAATCGTCTCCGAGACCCACTGGTCGTCGCCGTCGCCGCCCACCTCTTCGGGAAGGTAGCGCCGATACACCGGCAGTCGCTCGCGCAGGGGGACGCCCGCCTCGTCCGCGATGTCCTCCAGTTCCCGGAGTGCAGGCCACTCGTACTCGGGGTTGATGTGGTCGTCGGTGACGGGCGAGACGCCGCCCAAGTCGTCCACGCCGCAGTCGAGCAACTCGCGGGTCGGCGAGAGGTTCGGCGGGACCTGCACCGAGACTTCTTCGGGCAGACACGCACGGGCCATCGCCACGACGCGGCGCATCGTCTCGACGGAGGGTCGGTCGTACGACGACCGCTCGTTCGGGACGACGTTCTGGACGATGACCTCTTGGACGTGGCCGTATCGCTCGTGCATCTCGCGGATGGCGAGCAGACTCTCGGCCCGGTCACGCCAGTCCTCGCCGATACCGACGAGGATGCCCGTAGTGAACGGAACCCCCAACTCGCCCGCCGTCCGGATGGTGGCGAGTCGCTGGCCGGGGTTCTTGACTCGCGGTCCGGCGTGAGCGTCCACGTCGGCGGTAGTTTCGAGCATCACGCCCATCGAGGCGTTCACGTCCGCGACCACTTCCATCTGCTCGCGGGTCTGGTCGCCGGGGTTGCTGTGAGGGAGCAGGCCCTCGTCGAGCGCGATGTCGCACACCTCCCGGAGGTAGGTGTGGATGGAGTCGTGACCCCAATCGGCGAGTTGGTCGTGAATCCGAGCGTATCGGTCGTCGGGGTCGTCGCCGAAGGTGAACAGGGCTTCGGTGCATCCGGCGTCCGCGCCGGTCCGGAGGATGTCCCTGACCTCCTCGGGCGAGAGCAGGGACGCCTCGCCGGGCGCGTCGAAGTAGGTGCAGTAGGTGCAGGTGTACCGGCAGGCGGTCGTCAGCGGGACGAAGACGTTCTTGGCGAAGGTGAGTTCGTCGGCGGAGTCCACGTCGGCGGGTTCGACCCCGAGGAGTCGCCGGACTTCGGTCTCGTCGATGGTGACGGTTACGTCGTACTCGTCGGCCCCCGGAATGTCGGTACCTGCCATCTTCAGGAAAGTGCGTGACGGCGACGAAAAGAGTTTGGAAGTTCAGTCGGTCGGTCAGAGGAGGGTTCGTTGGAGCAGTCTGTCGAACGACCCGCCGTCGAGTAACGACGCCAGTTTCTCCGCCTCGTCTTCGGGGTCGTCCTCGTCCTTGTCGATACCCGCGGCCACTTCCAGATTGTCGCGGAAGGCGAGAACCGTGAATCCGGTTCGGGGGTCGCTACCGCGGTCGTTTTCGAGCGCGACTTCCTTGGCGACCATCTCGCGGCATCGACAGACTTGCTCCGCGTCGCCGATTCGGAGTCCTGTACCCTGATGGCGCTGTCGAACGCGCTCTCGGATGTCGTCCACGAAGCCGTCGATTTCAGTAGTGTCGAGGTCCACGAGGACGTACTTCTCTACTGGCTTGTTTGCGAGGTGGCGGACGACGGACGAGAATCCGGCCTTCAGATTCGGTTTCCCGTTTTCAGATTTGACCAGCAGGTTGTAGTCGTTCCACCCATCGAGGAAACGCCGAATCTTGTTCGACTCTCGATTGCGCATCTCGTCTTTCGAGACGTTTTCGATTACGAGCGGGTCGATTCGTGGATTATCGTGATACCTGTCGAAAAACTTTCTCACGAAGCGCACGTCGCGTTTCCCCTCGCTGAAGACTATCTTCGACATCGGAGCTAAATCCCTCGAAGGTCGAGATGCAAGTCCTTGAGGTCGTGTTCGGCAGTCTCGTAGTCCAGCACTTCCGCCCCGAAGTCGTCCATCTTGACGAGCGAGAACTCGTCTTCGAGGTAGTCGCGCTTCTCGTCGGGCATGTCGGCGAAGAAGTCTTTGATAAAGTCGTGGTCGTGCGTCGTGATGAAGAACTGGACGTTCTCGTCGCGCGCGAGGTCGATGAGGAAGTGGACGAGTTTGAGGACGTATCCGGGGTGCATGTGGTTCTCGGGTTCCTCGATGAGGACGATTTGGTTCTCTACGTCGTCGTCCATGAGTTCCCACAGGAGGCCGACTATTGCTTTGAAGCCGTCGCCCATGAAGTCGAAGGGTATGGGTTCTTTCTCACCGTCTTCGGTCTCGAAAATCAGGGTGTCCAAACTGAAGGATTTCAGGTTGTCCACGATGTCTCTCTCCTGAATGAAGTCACCGATGTCGTCTATTTTGACTGATTCTTGATTGTCGTCGGTTCGTTTAATATCATCAGTTGTAGCGGTCGATTTGATGAATGTGGTCAAATTGGTGGGAGTTGGTCGTTCTACGAATGTATTTCGGGGTGGAAGTCCGAGTTCCACTCTTCTGGAAGAAAATTCGAAGTATCCCCTTGGACCTCGCTGATTATGGTAGAAACCTAGATTGTCAATTTTCTCGCTTCCGCGGAACTCGTCTACCACGTCTTCTAAAATATCTCTTATAAGAGTGGTGCTTCTTTTTCCACTCAAAAAGCAGGGATACTCTCTATCCGCAGTAGAAAGTATCAAAATCTCGTCCCGAAGTCCTTCAGTTGGCTCCCTAACTAGTTTCTCTCTTATTGCATCCACCAACGAGTTCCGTATATTCTCGTATATTTGCCTCGGAGCATCTGCTTTTTCTTCAGAGGGGACTTCTGACTTCTCGTCAGTAGTGAACTGCGCAAGACTCATCTGAAATCCTCCGGTGTTGGAAGCAATCTCAAAAAATAAATTCTCTGCTTCTGATAGCGACGGCTTTCTAATATTGGCTTCAAAACTCGCTGAATCACTTTCACCGGAAATTTCAGCAGAATCGAATTTCGTATTGATTACTGAATCGAGATTGTCGTCGAACTCTTGAAGATTCACCGGTTCGAAAAGCAAATCCACCGCTTCCAAAAGAGAAGTCTTCCCAGTATTGTTCCTGCCAGTAATCAAGTTAATGTCGGTAGGCTCGAACTCGACGTACTCCAACCCTTTGAACCCCTCAATCTCGACGTGTTCGAGTTCCGTCATCGGTAGTCGCTCACCTCCAAGTTGCCCGTCATGACATAAAAACCGTCGCCTTCTCCCAATCCCTACTCCCGAACCACGCCCACCCGACTCTCGTCGCTGGCCAACTCGAATCCGGCCGCGCGCAACCACTCGAACGACGCTCCCGTCGCTCGCGGTTCCACCGCTCGCGCGTCCGAGGCGCTTCGCGCCTCGCTCCCCCGTGAATCAGCACCTCCGCGAGGTCCGCGCGCTCGTCCACGTCGGTCGCCAGTCGGTGCGAATCCACCACTCGCACCTCGGCACCCACCTCGCGGGCGGCGGTCAGGTGGTCCAGAAACGACGTGCCGTGGTAGTCCACCCGAAACTCGGGGTGGCGCACGACGAGCGCGTTCGTCCCGCCGCCGCGTCCCGGCGCGATGGCGACTTCGCCGACGGCCGCCGACTCGTCGCTCCCTCGTCCGTCGTCCCGTTCGCCGCGCTCGAACAATCGTTCGAGCGCGGCGGGGTCGCCAGCGCGAGGTCGGCCATCACCACCGCGACCGGGCCGTCGGTCCCCGCGAGGACCGCGTTCACGGCCTCGGTCAGCGGTCGGTCGTCCACCGTCACCGGCGCGTCGGTCTCAACCGGCGCAGTCGCCAGCACCTCGGGGTCCCGGCCGGTCGCCCGCACCGCGGCCAGCACGTCGGCCAGCATCGCCTCGGCGAACGCCGCGCGTTCGTCGGGCGACAGCACGTCGGCTAACCGGGTCTTCGGTTCGGTCGCGGCGTACGGAACGACGACTCGCATCTCTTCGGAAGTCGCTCGGCCTGCCTTAAGAGGCTACGGAATGACGGTGGTAACCACGGTACGGTCGCTGGTTCAACTTCGAGTCTCGGCCGCTCGCCACGCGACGGCACAGCAACCGCGGGAACCGGAAGAGAAAACACCGTCTTTCGCAACGAATTATATTGCTAAAGAAATTGTATCTCTTCTTGAGAGCAATACAAAAATGTCCACGCGCCGTGTTTCTCGGCGTCCGTATTCGTCGGCGGACGGACACAACGTGACCGTCCGCCGGGTTCGCCGCGCCCCGCGCGGCGGACTCCCGAAATCTCCCGAAATCGGTCCGGAACCGAGTCCGCGTCTAGCGGAGTTTGTCGTAGTCGTCCTGATTCTGCGAGCGATACCAGAGCGCGCCGCCGACGACGACGAGCAGTGCGAGCAGTCCAGCGCCGCCGTAGAGGAGCATCTGGGTCTGCTCGTTCGACTGCTGGGCCGAATCCGCGCTGTCGGCCGCTTTCCCGGCGAGGTCGCTCGCCAGTCCGAAGTTCTCGCCGTCGAACGCGGACACGGCGTCCGAGAGCGTACTCTCGGCGTCCGAGACGCCCGCACCGCTGTCTTTCGCGTCGGCGATGGTGTCTTCGGCGTCCTCGATAGCCGACCGTGCCTCGTCGCTCTCCTCGGTGTAGGGCCGGAACGTCCACGGGTCGGCGATGGTCTCGCTACTCCCGCCCTGCCGGACCTGACTCAGTTCGGCGAGCAGGAGGCTCTGGGCCGGGTCGTAGGTGAAGTTCGTCACCTCGGGGACCGTCCCCTCGATTTTCACCTCGACCTCGTAGGCGTCGCTCTTGTCCAGCGCGTGGTCGAACGACTGACCGTCGTAGGACTTCTGGTCTATCTTGTCGCCGCCTTGGTCGTAGAGTTTGACCGTCCACGTCACGTCCGTCAGGTGGGTCGTCCCGTTGAGCGTCCACGAGTCGTACTCGCTGAACGGTTTCTCGATGGTGAACGTGGTCGTCACGTCCGACCCGACCTTCGCCTCGCTGGGCGCGCCGCTCGCCGACGCCGACATCGCCGCGGCGGGACCGACCGCCGAGACGACCAGCGTGGCCGCGAGCAACAGCGTCAGCAGTTTAGAACAACGGTTCGAGTTCATCATCGTCGTCCTCCACTAGTTCTTCCAAGTTCTCTTCGCTCTCCTGCTGAATCTCGTCGATGTTGTCCTGTGCCTCGATTGCGACTTCCTGTAGCTCCTTGATTCGCGGGACGTTGTTGACGCCCGACAGGAGGACGACGCTGGCGACGTACTGGGAATCGACCACCGGGTAGTCGCCACCGCGGACTTCCATCGAACCGGTCTGCTCTTCGAGCCACTTCCGACCGCGCTCTATTCCCTTCCGGTTGAGGTGCTGAGGCGGGCCGCTCAACACGAGGAGGGCGCGCTCGGTGCCCTCGATTTCGCAGGGCAGGGTGAGTCGCCCGAGTGCCGCCTTCCGGACGAGGCTGGTGATGCGGTTGGTCGTGTTGGCGCTGTCGGGTTGGTTCTCGTCGCTCCCGGTGAACCGCGAGAGCAGGCCGTTCGAGGAACTGCTGTTCTCGACTTCCTCGGCGGCGTAGCCGATGGTAGAGACGCCCCCGCCAGCGAGCGTGTTGATAATCTCGCTGGAGTCCACGACGCTCTCGGCCACTTCGTCGTCGCCGCCGACTTCGCCCGCGCCGAAGAGGATGCCGAACCGTCGGACGATTTCCTCGTTGATTTCGGCGTAACCGCTCTCGATGGATTCGCCAGACTGTCGCCACGCGTCGTTGTCGAACACCATGAGGTTGTCAACCTCGCGGACGAACGTCTGGAACGACCGC
It contains:
- a CDS encoding hybrid sensor histidine kinase/response regulator; its protein translation is MSERANEETGDQAREETTVLLVEDNDGDARLIEEMIQMKGNLLDDSNSMPNVSLVHEDCLADGLDLLESRDVDIILLDLMLPDSSGEATLDSVLDQTREVPIVLLTGLNDREFGVEAVQRGAQDYLVKGEIDGELLVRTMRYAMERKKNERELARRNEQLAILNQILEHDIRNDMNVVRGTAELLRERVGDDHVEFVDRMLENSQHVVELTETVSTLLETITGEQDPDLEPVDAGRMLEAELRKARTSHDCATFVVDGGIPEVTVRANSMLSSVFSNLLNNAVQHNDTDDPHVEVGVEVGDGAATIRIADDGPGIPSERREAVFGRGEQGIDSEGTGIGLYLVDTLVSQYGGSVRVEDNDPRGAVFVVELVAL
- a CDS encoding response regulator, with product MSDRLAGEPIEILLVEDNPGDVRLTEEALEQGDVLNNLHVVGDGVEAMKFLYCEGEYEDTPQPDLILLDLNLPRKDGKEVLKEIDEDRELRRIPVVVLTSSEAEEDIAKSYELHANAYITKPVDIDQFIDVAQNLEEFWLSIVKLPPNDE
- a CDS encoding ATP-binding protein, with translation MTELEHVEIEGFKGLEYVEFEPTDINLITGRNNTGKTSLLEAVDLLFEPVNLQEFDDNLDSVINTKFDSAEISGESDSASFEANIRKPSLSEAENLFFEIASNTGGFQMSLAQFTTDEKSEVPSEEKADAPRQIYENIRNSLVDAIREKLVREPTEGLRDEILILSTADREYPCFLSGKRSTTLIRDILEDVVDEFRGSEKIDNLGFYHNQRGPRGYFEFSSRRVELGLPPRNTFVERPTPTNLTTFIKSTATTDDIKRTDDNQESVKIDDIGDFIQERDIVDNLKSFSLDTLIFETEDGEKEPIPFDFMGDGFKAIVGLLWELMDDDVENQIVLIEEPENHMHPGYVLKLVHFLIDLARDENVQFFITTHDHDFIKDFFADMPDEKRDYLEDEFSLVKMDDFGAEVLDYETAEHDLKDLHLDLRGI
- a CDS encoding tubulin/FtsZ family protein, which translates into the protein MKLAMIGFGQAGGKIVDKFLEYDQRTGSDIVRSAVAVNSAKADLMGLDEVPQDNRVLIGQSRVKGHGVGADNELGAEIAEEDIDEIQGAIDNIPVHEVDAFLIVAGMGGGTGSGGAPVLAKHLKRIYTEPVYGLGILPGSDEGGIYTLNAARSFQTFVREVDNLMVFDNDAWRQSGESIESGYAEINEEIVRRFGILFGAGEVGGDDEVAESVVDSSEIINTLAGGGVSTIGYAAEEVENSSSSNGLLSRFTGSDENQPDSANTTNRITSLVRKAALGRLTLPCEIEGTERALLVLSGPPQHLNRKGIERGRKWLEEQTGSMEVRGGDYPVVDSQYVASVVLLSGVNNVPRIKELQEVAIEAQDNIDEIQQESEENLEELVEDDDDELEPLF
- the cofG gene encoding 7,8-didemethyl-8-hydroxy-5-deazariboflavin synthase subunit CofG, which produces MAGTDIPGADEYDVTVTIDETEVRRLLGVEPADVDSADELTFAKNVFVPLTTACRYTCTYCTYFDAPGEASLLSPEEVRDILRTGADAGCTEALFTFGDDPDDRYARIHDQLADWGHDSIHTYLREVCDIALDEGLLPHSNPGDQTREQMEVVADVNASMGVMLETTADVDAHAGPRVKNPGQRLATIRTAGELGVPFTTGILVGIGEDWRDRAESLLAIREMHERYGHVQEVIVQNVVPNERSSYDRPSVETMRRVVAMARACLPEEVSVQVPPNLSPTRELLDCGVDDLGGVSPVTDDHINPEYEWPALRELEDIADEAGVPLRERLPVYRRYLPEEVGGDGDDQWVSETILDAIGSDGAAGNRYRSVLST
- a CDS encoding sensor histidine kinase; this encodes MDTSIKVLVVDDSNFYAQLVADTLATDYDMETFTGNDAREGLYNLETSEVDCVVTDYQMPELDGIEFLEAARERGFEQPFILLTGTGSEAVASEAVAAGVTHYFQKQEGEQQFEKLANQIDNAVEQHRTERKYELLVDNSPDLIAQVNAEGEFVMTNESMADSFGVSTDMLTGKSLFDVVPDDIAEHRLEVGREVIETGETRRFEDGYQGEYFHNVFVPVDLPGERETFQVIARDITGRKEAEIELKETVEKLEESNAQLEQFAYVTSHDLQEPLRMVSSYMQLLERQYKDDLDENAQEFIEYAVDGANRMKEMINDLLQYSRVDSRGGDFEPTDFENVLEQARDNLRVAIAESDAELTHDPLPTVVCDESQMVMLLQNLVSNAIKYCDEGPPRIHVAAERDGDEVVFSVSDNGIGIPEDERDEVFRIFSRLHGKDEYSGTGIGLAMCQKILDRHDGSIRVESEVGEGSTFYFTIPTGGGNDE